A genomic segment from Gavia stellata isolate bGavSte3 chromosome 6, bGavSte3.hap2, whole genome shotgun sequence encodes:
- the LOC104262160 gene encoding prostatic acid phosphatase-like: MRARQLVCGIWSLCFMFCLFCIFLHQTTAKRKLKFVSIVFRHGDHTPQEFFPTDKHKEVARQQGYGQLTKLGIQQQYELGQYIRRRYSYFLSVVYKQCEIYVQSTDCDHTLMSAQASLAGLYLPTQGQIWNPRILWQPIPVHTVPLSHDNLLYLPFSHCPKYNELLRETFATRDFQRQLKQYRPFLKFLATHTGYPLKKLNTERIWKLSDTLQYEDINNYTLPVWATHGVRTKLIKLSELLLQAEFGFHKQIQKSRVQGGILLKTILKHISGARKPSHQQKMVMYSAHAATIVALQMALNVFNGKLPPYSACHFFELYQEKNGQYTIEMYYRNNSLRDPHPLTLPGCKFRCPLERFTQLVSPVLVHHWTRECMM; this comes from the exons GTATTTCGCCATGGTGATCACACTCCACAGGAGTTTTTTCCAACTGACAAGCACAAAGAAGTTGCAAGGCAGCAGGGATATGGACAGCTTACCAAG CTTGGCATACAGCAGCAGTATGAGCTTGGCCAGTACATACGGAGGAGATACTCTTATTTCCTGAGTGTTGTATACAAGCAGTGTGAG aTTTATGTTCAAAGCACTGACTGTGATCACACGCTTATGAGTGCTCAGGCAAGTCTTGCCGGGCTGTACCTACCAACACAAGGCCAGATTTGGAACCCCAGAATCCTTTGGCAGCCAATTCCAGTTCACACGGTACCACTGTCACATGATAAT ttgctATACTTACCTTTCTCACACTGCCCAAAATACAATGAGCTTCTGAGAGAAACCTTTGCAACAAGGGATTTCCAAAGGCAACTCAAGCAGTACAGG ccatttctgaagtttttagcCACTCATACAGGATACCCATTGAAGAAGTTGAACACTGAAAGAATTTGGAAGCTCTCTGACACTTTACAATATGAG GATATTAACAATTACACTTTACCTGTTTGGGCTACTCATGGTGTCAGGACCAAGCTGATAAAGCTCTCAGAATTGTTATTGCAGGCGGAATTCGGGTTCcacaaacaaatacaaaaatcacGTGTGCAGGGAG gtattcttttaaaaactattcTAAAGCATATCTCAGGTGCTAGAAAGCCTTCACACCAGCAAAAAATGGTTATGTATTCTGCG CATGCAGCCACTATTGTTGCCTTACAGATGGCACTTAATGTCTTCAATGGGAAATTGCCTCCTTACAGTGCCTGTCATTTTTTTGAactttatcaggaaaaaaatgg GCAATACACCATAGAAATGTACTATCGGAATAATTCTTTGAGAGATCCTCACCCCCTCACTCTCCCTGGCTGTAAATTTCGCTGTCCACTGGAGAGATTTACTCAGTTGGTCTCCCCAGTCCTAGTACACCATTGGACAAGAGAATGTATGATGTAG